A part of Syngnathus acus chromosome 20, fSynAcu1.2, whole genome shotgun sequence genomic DNA contains:
- the nup58 gene encoding nucleoporin p58/p45 isoform X1, producing MSGFNFGTGTLGSTNTGGGFSFGAATSAPPASTGGFSFGNALGATQATTTTGTPSLGLGGSLFGQKPSGGFSFNTPAAGAAPTAGLTLGAAAPTTASSGFSLAFNKPTGSAAPFSLTAATTSATSVPTATGLSFGSVLTSTAPQQPGVTGFGLGLGSTTSAAAVATVPSLGASLFASTLATGLGQTALGGGGLTLGSLLGTSTAATAAPAPSIGLGGVDFSASSEKSDASSGANAQDSKALKDENLHPVICQDVENFQKFVKEQKQVQEDISRMSSKAIAKVQDDIKTLRQLLSVSASGLQRQALAIDKLKLETAQELKNADIALHTQKTPPGLQHENTAPSDYFRCLVEQFEVQLQQYRQQIEELENHLTTQSSGFHITPQDLTMALQKLYQTFVAQAAQLQSVHENVKILKHQYLTYRRAFLEDSTDVFESKRASNRKWQSTPRVTTGPPPFSSVPNAAAVAMAATLTQQQQPTTGNQAPLGGGFGNPFATAVGTSLGSTTLGGFGAGPGFGGVGTGGSSFAFATTTKPTGGSLSAGFGGTNTSGFNFSNPGINPSAGLTFGVSNPPAAGFGTGAPLLQLKKPPAGNKRGKR from the exons ATGTCTGGATTTAACTTCGGGACGGGAACGCTCGGTTCCACCAACACTGGAGGGGGGTTTTCATTCGGAGCAGCAACCAG TGCACCTCCGGCTAGTACTGGTGGCTTCTCGTTTGGTAATGCATTGGGTGCCACCCAAGCCACTACCACCACCGGCACCCCATCACTTGGTCTAGGAGGAAGTCTCTTTGGTCAGAAACCTTCTGGAGGGTTTTCATTTAACACGCCTGCTGCAG gtGCTGCTCCCACTGCTGGACTAACATTAG GGGCTGCAGCTCCTACAACAGCCTCAAGTGGCTTCAGCCTAGCCTTCAACAAACCCACTGGCTCAGCTGCGCCGTTCTCCCTCACTGCTGCTACCACAAGCGCCACGTCTGTCCCCACTGCCACGGGTTTATCATTTGGCTCTGTCTTGACATCAACGGCACCACAGCAGCCCGGGGTGACGGGCTTCGGGCTCGGCCTCGGCAGCACGACAAGCGCGGCAGCTGTCGCAACAGTTCCTTCACTGGGTGCCAGTCTCTTTGCCAGCACCCTGGCTACAG GTTTGGGTCAGACCGCTCTTGGAGGAGGGGGCTTAACATTAGGTTCTTTATTAGGCACTTCAACAGCAGCCACGGCAGCCCCTGCTCCCAGTATTGGCTTGGGCGGGGTTGACTTCAGTGCCTCCTCTGAGAAGAGTGACGCCTCATCTGGAGCCAATGCCCA GGACAGTAAAGCTTTAAAGGATGAGAACCTGCATCCGGTCATTTGTCAAGATGTTGAGAATTTCCA AAAGTTTGTCAAAGAACAGAAACAGGTCCAGGAGGACATCAGCAGGATGTCGTCTAAGGCAATAGCCAAAGTCCAGGATGACATCAAGACCCTCAGGCAACTTCTCTCTGTCAGTGCCAGTGGGCTGCAGCGCCAGGCTCTTGCAATTGACAAGCTAAAGCTGGAGACTGCACAG GAGCTGAAGAATGCGGACATTGCACTTCATACACAAAAGACGCCTCCTGGACTTCAGCATGAAAACACAGCTCCTTCAGA TTATTTCCGTTGTCTGGTGGAGCAGTTTGAGGTGCAACTGCAGCAATACAGACAGCAGATCGAAGAGCTGGAAAATCACCTGACCACACAGAGTAGTGGTTTTCACATCACCCCTCAGG ACCTGACCATGGCCCTGCAGAAGTTGTATCAGACGTTTGTTGCCCAGGCCGCCCAGCTTCAGTCTGTACATGAGAACGTAAAG ATCTTAAAGCACCAGTACCTCACCTACCGCCGGGCCTTTTTAGAGGACTCAACTGACGTCTTTGAGTCCAAGCGGGCGTCCAACAGGAAGTGGCAGAGCACGCCACGCGTTACCACCGGTCCGCCCCCATTCTCAAGTGTGCCAAATGCTGCAGCGGTGGCCATGGCAGCCACACTGACCCAGCAACAGCAGCCAACTACAG GGAACCAGGCACCTTTGGGAGGAGGGTTTGGCAACCCCTTTGCCACAGCAGTGGGCACTAGTTTGGGCTCGACCACTTTGGGAG GTTTTGGTGCAGGGCCAGGATTTGGTGGGGTGGGGACAGGGGGTTCTTCTTTTGCCTTCGCCACCACCACTAAGCCCACAGGAGGCAGTCTGAGTGCAG GTTTTGGTGGTACCAACACCTCAGGCTTTAATTTCAGCAACCCTGGCATCAACCCCTCGGCTGGACTGACCTTTGGGGTGTCCAACCCGCCTGCTGCCGGCTTCGGTACCGGGGCGCCTCTGCTACAACTCAAGAAGCCCCCCGCTGGTAATAAACGGGGCAAAAGATAG
- the nup58 gene encoding nucleoporin p58/p45 isoform X4, whose translation MSGFNFGTGTLGSTNTGGGFSFGAATSAPPASTGGFSFGNALGATQATTTTGTPSLGLGGSLFGQKPSGGFSFNTPAAGAAPTAGLTLGAAAPTTASSGFSLAFNKPTGSAAPFSLTAATTSATSVPTATGLSFGSVLTSTAPQQPGVTGFGLGLGSTTSAAAVATVPSLGASLFASTLATGLGQTALGGGGLTLGSLLGTSTAATAAPAPSIGLGGVDFSASSEKSDASSGANAQDSKALKDENLHPVICQDVENFQKFVKEQKQVQEDISRMSSKAIAKVQDDIKTLRQLLSVSASGLQRQALAIDKLKLETAQELKNADIALHTQKTPPGLQHENTAPSDYFRCLVEQFEVQLQQYRQQIEELENHLTTQSSGFHITPQDLTMALQKLYQTFVAQAAQLQSVHENVKILKHQYLTYRRAFLEDSTDVFESKRASNRKWQSTPRVTTGPPPFSSVPNAAAVAMAATLTQQQQPTTGNQAPLGGGFGNPFATAVGTSLGSTTLGGFGGTNTSGFNFSNPGINPSAGLTFGVSNPPAAGFGTGAPLLQLKKPPAGNKRGKR comes from the exons ATGTCTGGATTTAACTTCGGGACGGGAACGCTCGGTTCCACCAACACTGGAGGGGGGTTTTCATTCGGAGCAGCAACCAG TGCACCTCCGGCTAGTACTGGTGGCTTCTCGTTTGGTAATGCATTGGGTGCCACCCAAGCCACTACCACCACCGGCACCCCATCACTTGGTCTAGGAGGAAGTCTCTTTGGTCAGAAACCTTCTGGAGGGTTTTCATTTAACACGCCTGCTGCAG gtGCTGCTCCCACTGCTGGACTAACATTAG GGGCTGCAGCTCCTACAACAGCCTCAAGTGGCTTCAGCCTAGCCTTCAACAAACCCACTGGCTCAGCTGCGCCGTTCTCCCTCACTGCTGCTACCACAAGCGCCACGTCTGTCCCCACTGCCACGGGTTTATCATTTGGCTCTGTCTTGACATCAACGGCACCACAGCAGCCCGGGGTGACGGGCTTCGGGCTCGGCCTCGGCAGCACGACAAGCGCGGCAGCTGTCGCAACAGTTCCTTCACTGGGTGCCAGTCTCTTTGCCAGCACCCTGGCTACAG GTTTGGGTCAGACCGCTCTTGGAGGAGGGGGCTTAACATTAGGTTCTTTATTAGGCACTTCAACAGCAGCCACGGCAGCCCCTGCTCCCAGTATTGGCTTGGGCGGGGTTGACTTCAGTGCCTCCTCTGAGAAGAGTGACGCCTCATCTGGAGCCAATGCCCA GGACAGTAAAGCTTTAAAGGATGAGAACCTGCATCCGGTCATTTGTCAAGATGTTGAGAATTTCCA AAAGTTTGTCAAAGAACAGAAACAGGTCCAGGAGGACATCAGCAGGATGTCGTCTAAGGCAATAGCCAAAGTCCAGGATGACATCAAGACCCTCAGGCAACTTCTCTCTGTCAGTGCCAGTGGGCTGCAGCGCCAGGCTCTTGCAATTGACAAGCTAAAGCTGGAGACTGCACAG GAGCTGAAGAATGCGGACATTGCACTTCATACACAAAAGACGCCTCCTGGACTTCAGCATGAAAACACAGCTCCTTCAGA TTATTTCCGTTGTCTGGTGGAGCAGTTTGAGGTGCAACTGCAGCAATACAGACAGCAGATCGAAGAGCTGGAAAATCACCTGACCACACAGAGTAGTGGTTTTCACATCACCCCTCAGG ACCTGACCATGGCCCTGCAGAAGTTGTATCAGACGTTTGTTGCCCAGGCCGCCCAGCTTCAGTCTGTACATGAGAACGTAAAG ATCTTAAAGCACCAGTACCTCACCTACCGCCGGGCCTTTTTAGAGGACTCAACTGACGTCTTTGAGTCCAAGCGGGCGTCCAACAGGAAGTGGCAGAGCACGCCACGCGTTACCACCGGTCCGCCCCCATTCTCAAGTGTGCCAAATGCTGCAGCGGTGGCCATGGCAGCCACACTGACCCAGCAACAGCAGCCAACTACAG GGAACCAGGCACCTTTGGGAGGAGGGTTTGGCAACCCCTTTGCCACAGCAGTGGGCACTAGTTTGGGCTCGACCACTTTGGGAG GTTTTGGTGGTACCAACACCTCAGGCTTTAATTTCAGCAACCCTGGCATCAACCCCTCGGCTGGACTGACCTTTGGGGTGTCCAACCCGCCTGCTGCCGGCTTCGGTACCGGGGCGCCTCTGCTACAACTCAAGAAGCCCCCCGCTGGTAATAAACGGGGCAAAAGATAG
- the nup58 gene encoding nucleoporin p58/p45 isoform X3: protein MSGFNFGTGTLGSTNTGGGFSFGAATSAPPASTGGFSFGNALGATQATTTTGTPSLGLGGSLFGQKPSGGFSFNTPAAGAAPTAGLTLGAAAPTTASSGFSLAFNKPTGSAAPFSLTAATTSATSVPTATGLSFGSVLTSTAPQQPGVTGFGLGLGSTTSAAAVATVPSLGASLFASTLATGLGQTALGGGGLTLGSLLGTSTAATAAPAPSIGLGGVDFSASSEKSDASSGANAQDSKALKDENLHPVICQDVENFQKFVKEQKQVQEDISRMSSKAIAKVQDDIKTLRQLLSVSASGLQRQALAIDKLKLETAQELKNADIALHTQKTPPGLQHENTAPSDYFRCLVEQFEVQLQQYRQQIEELENHLTTQSSGFHITPQDLTMALQKLYQTFVAQAAQLQSVHENVKILKHQYLTYRRAFLEDSTDVFESKRASNRKWQSTPRVTTGPPPFSSVPNAAAVAMAATLTQQQQPTTGFGAGPGFGGVGTGGSSFAFATTTKPTGGSLSAGFGGTNTSGFNFSNPGINPSAGLTFGVSNPPAAGFGTGAPLLQLKKPPAGNKRGKR from the exons ATGTCTGGATTTAACTTCGGGACGGGAACGCTCGGTTCCACCAACACTGGAGGGGGGTTTTCATTCGGAGCAGCAACCAG TGCACCTCCGGCTAGTACTGGTGGCTTCTCGTTTGGTAATGCATTGGGTGCCACCCAAGCCACTACCACCACCGGCACCCCATCACTTGGTCTAGGAGGAAGTCTCTTTGGTCAGAAACCTTCTGGAGGGTTTTCATTTAACACGCCTGCTGCAG gtGCTGCTCCCACTGCTGGACTAACATTAG GGGCTGCAGCTCCTACAACAGCCTCAAGTGGCTTCAGCCTAGCCTTCAACAAACCCACTGGCTCAGCTGCGCCGTTCTCCCTCACTGCTGCTACCACAAGCGCCACGTCTGTCCCCACTGCCACGGGTTTATCATTTGGCTCTGTCTTGACATCAACGGCACCACAGCAGCCCGGGGTGACGGGCTTCGGGCTCGGCCTCGGCAGCACGACAAGCGCGGCAGCTGTCGCAACAGTTCCTTCACTGGGTGCCAGTCTCTTTGCCAGCACCCTGGCTACAG GTTTGGGTCAGACCGCTCTTGGAGGAGGGGGCTTAACATTAGGTTCTTTATTAGGCACTTCAACAGCAGCCACGGCAGCCCCTGCTCCCAGTATTGGCTTGGGCGGGGTTGACTTCAGTGCCTCCTCTGAGAAGAGTGACGCCTCATCTGGAGCCAATGCCCA GGACAGTAAAGCTTTAAAGGATGAGAACCTGCATCCGGTCATTTGTCAAGATGTTGAGAATTTCCA AAAGTTTGTCAAAGAACAGAAACAGGTCCAGGAGGACATCAGCAGGATGTCGTCTAAGGCAATAGCCAAAGTCCAGGATGACATCAAGACCCTCAGGCAACTTCTCTCTGTCAGTGCCAGTGGGCTGCAGCGCCAGGCTCTTGCAATTGACAAGCTAAAGCTGGAGACTGCACAG GAGCTGAAGAATGCGGACATTGCACTTCATACACAAAAGACGCCTCCTGGACTTCAGCATGAAAACACAGCTCCTTCAGA TTATTTCCGTTGTCTGGTGGAGCAGTTTGAGGTGCAACTGCAGCAATACAGACAGCAGATCGAAGAGCTGGAAAATCACCTGACCACACAGAGTAGTGGTTTTCACATCACCCCTCAGG ACCTGACCATGGCCCTGCAGAAGTTGTATCAGACGTTTGTTGCCCAGGCCGCCCAGCTTCAGTCTGTACATGAGAACGTAAAG ATCTTAAAGCACCAGTACCTCACCTACCGCCGGGCCTTTTTAGAGGACTCAACTGACGTCTTTGAGTCCAAGCGGGCGTCCAACAGGAAGTGGCAGAGCACGCCACGCGTTACCACCGGTCCGCCCCCATTCTCAAGTGTGCCAAATGCTGCAGCGGTGGCCATGGCAGCCACACTGACCCAGCAACAGCAGCCAACTACAG GTTTTGGTGCAGGGCCAGGATTTGGTGGGGTGGGGACAGGGGGTTCTTCTTTTGCCTTCGCCACCACCACTAAGCCCACAGGAGGCAGTCTGAGTGCAG GTTTTGGTGGTACCAACACCTCAGGCTTTAATTTCAGCAACCCTGGCATCAACCCCTCGGCTGGACTGACCTTTGGGGTGTCCAACCCGCCTGCTGCCGGCTTCGGTACCGGGGCGCCTCTGCTACAACTCAAGAAGCCCCCCGCTGGTAATAAACGGGGCAAAAGATAG
- the nup58 gene encoding nucleoporin p58/p45 isoform X5, whose translation MSGFNFGTGTLGSTNTGGGFSFGAATSAPPASTGGFSFGNALGATQATTTTGTPSLGLGGSLFGQKPSGGFSFNTPAAGAAPTAGLTLGAAAPTTASSGFSLAFNKPTGSAAPFSLTAATTSATSVPTATGLSFGSVLTSTAPQQPGVTGFGLGLGSTTSAAAVATVPSLGASLFASTLATGLGQTALGGGGLTLGSLLGTSTAATAAPAPSIGLGGVDFSASSEKSDASSGANAQDSKALKDENLHPVICQDVENFQKFVKEQKQVQEDISRMSSKAIAKVQDDIKTLRQLLSVSASGLQRQALAIDKLKLETAQELKNADIALHTQKTPPGLQHENTAPSDYFRCLVEQFEVQLQQYRQQIEELENHLTTQSSGFHITPQDLTMALQKLYQTFVAQAAQLQSVHENVKILKHQYLTYRRAFLEDSTDVFESKRASNRKWQSTPRVTTGPPPFSSVPNAAAVAMAATLTQQQQPTTGFGGTNTSGFNFSNPGINPSAGLTFGVSNPPAAGFGTGAPLLQLKKPPAGNKRGKR comes from the exons ATGTCTGGATTTAACTTCGGGACGGGAACGCTCGGTTCCACCAACACTGGAGGGGGGTTTTCATTCGGAGCAGCAACCAG TGCACCTCCGGCTAGTACTGGTGGCTTCTCGTTTGGTAATGCATTGGGTGCCACCCAAGCCACTACCACCACCGGCACCCCATCACTTGGTCTAGGAGGAAGTCTCTTTGGTCAGAAACCTTCTGGAGGGTTTTCATTTAACACGCCTGCTGCAG gtGCTGCTCCCACTGCTGGACTAACATTAG GGGCTGCAGCTCCTACAACAGCCTCAAGTGGCTTCAGCCTAGCCTTCAACAAACCCACTGGCTCAGCTGCGCCGTTCTCCCTCACTGCTGCTACCACAAGCGCCACGTCTGTCCCCACTGCCACGGGTTTATCATTTGGCTCTGTCTTGACATCAACGGCACCACAGCAGCCCGGGGTGACGGGCTTCGGGCTCGGCCTCGGCAGCACGACAAGCGCGGCAGCTGTCGCAACAGTTCCTTCACTGGGTGCCAGTCTCTTTGCCAGCACCCTGGCTACAG GTTTGGGTCAGACCGCTCTTGGAGGAGGGGGCTTAACATTAGGTTCTTTATTAGGCACTTCAACAGCAGCCACGGCAGCCCCTGCTCCCAGTATTGGCTTGGGCGGGGTTGACTTCAGTGCCTCCTCTGAGAAGAGTGACGCCTCATCTGGAGCCAATGCCCA GGACAGTAAAGCTTTAAAGGATGAGAACCTGCATCCGGTCATTTGTCAAGATGTTGAGAATTTCCA AAAGTTTGTCAAAGAACAGAAACAGGTCCAGGAGGACATCAGCAGGATGTCGTCTAAGGCAATAGCCAAAGTCCAGGATGACATCAAGACCCTCAGGCAACTTCTCTCTGTCAGTGCCAGTGGGCTGCAGCGCCAGGCTCTTGCAATTGACAAGCTAAAGCTGGAGACTGCACAG GAGCTGAAGAATGCGGACATTGCACTTCATACACAAAAGACGCCTCCTGGACTTCAGCATGAAAACACAGCTCCTTCAGA TTATTTCCGTTGTCTGGTGGAGCAGTTTGAGGTGCAACTGCAGCAATACAGACAGCAGATCGAAGAGCTGGAAAATCACCTGACCACACAGAGTAGTGGTTTTCACATCACCCCTCAGG ACCTGACCATGGCCCTGCAGAAGTTGTATCAGACGTTTGTTGCCCAGGCCGCCCAGCTTCAGTCTGTACATGAGAACGTAAAG ATCTTAAAGCACCAGTACCTCACCTACCGCCGGGCCTTTTTAGAGGACTCAACTGACGTCTTTGAGTCCAAGCGGGCGTCCAACAGGAAGTGGCAGAGCACGCCACGCGTTACCACCGGTCCGCCCCCATTCTCAAGTGTGCCAAATGCTGCAGCGGTGGCCATGGCAGCCACACTGACCCAGCAACAGCAGCCAACTACAG GTTTTGGTGGTACCAACACCTCAGGCTTTAATTTCAGCAACCCTGGCATCAACCCCTCGGCTGGACTGACCTTTGGGGTGTCCAACCCGCCTGCTGCCGGCTTCGGTACCGGGGCGCCTCTGCTACAACTCAAGAAGCCCCCCGCTGGTAATAAACGGGGCAAAAGATAG
- the nup58 gene encoding nucleoporin p58/p45 isoform X2, giving the protein MSGFNFGTGTLGSTNTGGGFSFGAATSAPPASTGGFSFGNALGATQATTTTGTPSLGLGGSLFGQKPSGGFSFNTPAAGAAAPTTASSGFSLAFNKPTGSAAPFSLTAATTSATSVPTATGLSFGSVLTSTAPQQPGVTGFGLGLGSTTSAAAVATVPSLGASLFASTLATGLGQTALGGGGLTLGSLLGTSTAATAAPAPSIGLGGVDFSASSEKSDASSGANAQDSKALKDENLHPVICQDVENFQKFVKEQKQVQEDISRMSSKAIAKVQDDIKTLRQLLSVSASGLQRQALAIDKLKLETAQELKNADIALHTQKTPPGLQHENTAPSDYFRCLVEQFEVQLQQYRQQIEELENHLTTQSSGFHITPQDLTMALQKLYQTFVAQAAQLQSVHENVKILKHQYLTYRRAFLEDSTDVFESKRASNRKWQSTPRVTTGPPPFSSVPNAAAVAMAATLTQQQQPTTGNQAPLGGGFGNPFATAVGTSLGSTTLGGFGAGPGFGGVGTGGSSFAFATTTKPTGGSLSAGFGGTNTSGFNFSNPGINPSAGLTFGVSNPPAAGFGTGAPLLQLKKPPAGNKRGKR; this is encoded by the exons ATGTCTGGATTTAACTTCGGGACGGGAACGCTCGGTTCCACCAACACTGGAGGGGGGTTTTCATTCGGAGCAGCAACCAG TGCACCTCCGGCTAGTACTGGTGGCTTCTCGTTTGGTAATGCATTGGGTGCCACCCAAGCCACTACCACCACCGGCACCCCATCACTTGGTCTAGGAGGAAGTCTCTTTGGTCAGAAACCTTCTGGAGGGTTTTCATTTAACACGCCTGCTGCAG GGGCTGCAGCTCCTACAACAGCCTCAAGTGGCTTCAGCCTAGCCTTCAACAAACCCACTGGCTCAGCTGCGCCGTTCTCCCTCACTGCTGCTACCACAAGCGCCACGTCTGTCCCCACTGCCACGGGTTTATCATTTGGCTCTGTCTTGACATCAACGGCACCACAGCAGCCCGGGGTGACGGGCTTCGGGCTCGGCCTCGGCAGCACGACAAGCGCGGCAGCTGTCGCAACAGTTCCTTCACTGGGTGCCAGTCTCTTTGCCAGCACCCTGGCTACAG GTTTGGGTCAGACCGCTCTTGGAGGAGGGGGCTTAACATTAGGTTCTTTATTAGGCACTTCAACAGCAGCCACGGCAGCCCCTGCTCCCAGTATTGGCTTGGGCGGGGTTGACTTCAGTGCCTCCTCTGAGAAGAGTGACGCCTCATCTGGAGCCAATGCCCA GGACAGTAAAGCTTTAAAGGATGAGAACCTGCATCCGGTCATTTGTCAAGATGTTGAGAATTTCCA AAAGTTTGTCAAAGAACAGAAACAGGTCCAGGAGGACATCAGCAGGATGTCGTCTAAGGCAATAGCCAAAGTCCAGGATGACATCAAGACCCTCAGGCAACTTCTCTCTGTCAGTGCCAGTGGGCTGCAGCGCCAGGCTCTTGCAATTGACAAGCTAAAGCTGGAGACTGCACAG GAGCTGAAGAATGCGGACATTGCACTTCATACACAAAAGACGCCTCCTGGACTTCAGCATGAAAACACAGCTCCTTCAGA TTATTTCCGTTGTCTGGTGGAGCAGTTTGAGGTGCAACTGCAGCAATACAGACAGCAGATCGAAGAGCTGGAAAATCACCTGACCACACAGAGTAGTGGTTTTCACATCACCCCTCAGG ACCTGACCATGGCCCTGCAGAAGTTGTATCAGACGTTTGTTGCCCAGGCCGCCCAGCTTCAGTCTGTACATGAGAACGTAAAG ATCTTAAAGCACCAGTACCTCACCTACCGCCGGGCCTTTTTAGAGGACTCAACTGACGTCTTTGAGTCCAAGCGGGCGTCCAACAGGAAGTGGCAGAGCACGCCACGCGTTACCACCGGTCCGCCCCCATTCTCAAGTGTGCCAAATGCTGCAGCGGTGGCCATGGCAGCCACACTGACCCAGCAACAGCAGCCAACTACAG GGAACCAGGCACCTTTGGGAGGAGGGTTTGGCAACCCCTTTGCCACAGCAGTGGGCACTAGTTTGGGCTCGACCACTTTGGGAG GTTTTGGTGCAGGGCCAGGATTTGGTGGGGTGGGGACAGGGGGTTCTTCTTTTGCCTTCGCCACCACCACTAAGCCCACAGGAGGCAGTCTGAGTGCAG GTTTTGGTGGTACCAACACCTCAGGCTTTAATTTCAGCAACCCTGGCATCAACCCCTCGGCTGGACTGACCTTTGGGGTGTCCAACCCGCCTGCTGCCGGCTTCGGTACCGGGGCGCCTCTGCTACAACTCAAGAAGCCCCCCGCTGGTAATAAACGGGGCAAAAGATAG
- the ropn1l gene encoding ropporin-1-like protein produces the protein MPPPETMFCSQQIKIPTGLPEVLKNFTKAAIRTQPKDLLVWSAAYFEALAKGETLPVKERLELNFDSQAKDGMLTPGLLKTLHKQLSTAETCDRATLQDKWQALCLPMEQLENMLILGNFGMDVSCMEFFALGCTALGDSLKTSLKVACEILTEDEEGGAARIPFEIFSLLCTYLANLDPDMPRSHIDGFLASLEPQAKAQHGMIKPLDFIHREDMQPPSDSSDKTVS, from the exons aTGCCTCCTCCAGAGACCATGTTCTGTTCCCAGCAAATCAAAATCCCGACGGGATTGCCTGAAGTCCTTAAGAACTTCACGAAAGCAGCCATCCGAACTCAGCCCAAAGACCTTCTTGTGTGGTCTGCAGC CTACTTTGAAGCATTGGCTAAAGGAGAGACGCTGCCAGTCAAGGAGAGGCTGGAGCTTAATTTTGACAGCCAAGCCAAAGATGGTATGCTGACTCCAGGTCTGCTAAAGACGCTTCACAAGCAG CTGTCCACTGCAGAAACATGCGACAGAGCGACGTTGCAGGACAAATGGCAAGCTTTATGTCTGCCCATGGAGCAGCTGGAGAACATGTTGATCCTGGGCAACTTTGGCATGGACGTCAGCTGCATGGAGTTTTTTGCGCTGGGCTGCACTGCTCTGGGAGAT TCTCTCAAGACCTCCCTCAAGGTCGCCTGTGAGATCCTGActgaggatgaggagggggGAGCTGCAAGGATCCCCTTTGAGATATTTTCATTGCTATGCACCTACCTAGCTAACCTGGACCCAGATATGCCGCGTAGCCACATCGATGGCTTCCTCGCTAGTCTGGAGCCACAAGC AAAAGCGCAGCACGGCATGATCAAACCTCTTGACTTCATCCATCGGGAGGATATGCAGCCGCCCAGTGACTCATCGGACAAAACAGTGTCATGA